One Etheostoma spectabile isolate EspeVRDwgs_2016 chromosome 12, UIUC_Espe_1.0, whole genome shotgun sequence genomic window carries:
- the klhl14 gene encoding kelch-like protein 14 yields MSRSGDRTSTFDPTHSDTLLHGLNLLWRKQLFCDVTLTAQGQQFHCHKAVLASCSQYFRSLFSSHNVINNEGSKGDQGSSGTPSSSPDDKLVTPSARPINNLVLQGCSSIGLRLVLEYLYTANVTLSLDTVEEVLSVSKILNIPQITKLSVQFLNDQISVQNYKQICKIAALHGLDETKKLANKYLVEDVLLLNFEEMCAMLDALPPPVESELALFQMSVLWLEHDRETRMHYAPDLMKRLRFALIPAPELVERVQSVDFMRSDPVCQKLLLDAMNYHLMPFRQHCRQTTASRIRSNKRMLLLVGGLPPGPDRLPSNLVQYYDDEKKTWKILTIMPYNSAHHCVVEVENFLLLLGGEDQWNPNGKHSTHFVSRYDPRFNSWIQLPPMQERRASFFACRLEKHLYVIGGRNESGYLSSVESYNLETNEWNYVSSLPQPLAAHAGAVHNGKIYISGGVHNGEYVSWLYCYDPVMDVWARKQDMNTKRAIHALAGMNDRLYAIGGNHLKGFSHLDVMLVECYDPKADQWNILQTPILEGRSGPGCAVLDDSIFLVGGYSWSMGAYKSSTICYSPEKGTWTELEGEVAEPLAGPACSTVILPACLPFNK; encoded by the exons ATGTCCAGATCGGGTGATAGAACATCCACCTTTGACCCAACACACAGTGACACCCTGCTGCACGGGCTCAATCTCTTATGGAGAAAACAGCTTTTCTGTGATGTGACTCTCACTGCCCAGGGACAGCAGTTCCACTGCCACAAGGCTGTGCTGGCATCCTGCTCGCAGTATTTCAGATCCCTCTTTTCTTCCCACAATGTAATCAACAATGAGGGGAGCAAAGGGGACCAGGGCAGCAGTGGAACCCCCTCATCCTCACCTGATGACAAGCTGGTGACCCCTAGCGCCAGGCCCATCAATAACCTGGTACTCCAGGGCTGCTCCTCCATTGGACTACGGTTAGTGCTGGAGTACTTGTACACTGCCAATGTGACTCTTTCCCTGGACACAGTGGAAGAGGTGCTGTCAGTCAGCAAGATCCTCAACATCCCCCAGATTACCAAGCTCAGCGTGCAGTTCCTCAATGACCAGATCTCtgtgcagaactacaagcagatCTGCAAGATTGCTGCACTCCATGGACTGGATGAGACCAAGAAGCTGGCCAACAAGTACCTGGTGGAGGATGTGCTTCTGCTGAACTTTGAGGAGATGTGTGCCATGCTAGATGCTCTGCCACCCCCAGTGGAGTCAGAGCTGGCTCTATTCCAGATGTCAGTCCTCTGGCTGGAGCATGACCGCGAGACTCGCATGCACTATGCGCCGGACCTTATGAAGAGGCTGCGCTTCGCCCTCATACCTGCTCCAGAGTTGGTTGAGAGGGTGCAGTCTGTTGACTTCATGAGGAGTGACCCTGTGTGCCAGAAACTACTCCTggatgccatgaactaccacctGATGCCCTTCAGGCAGCACTGCAGGCAGACCACGGCCAGCAG aaTCCGTTCCAATAAGAGAATGCTGTTACTGGTGGGTGGTTTGCCTCCTGGACCTGATCGCCTCCCCAGCAATTTGGTTCAGTACTATGACGACGAGAAAAAGACATGGAAGATCCTCACAA TAATGCCTTACAACAGCGCCCATCACTGCGTGGTGGAGGTGGAGAacttcctgctgctgctgggcgGAGAGGACCAGTGGAACCCCAATG GAAAACACAGCACTCATTTTGTCAGCCGCTATGATCCCAGATTCAACAGTTGGATACAGTTGCCTCCTATGCAGGAGAG GAGAGCCAGTTTCTTTGCCTGCCGCCTGGAAAAGCACCTGTACGTGATTGGTGGTAGGAACGAGAGTGGCTACCTCTCCAGCGTGGAGTCCTACAACCTGGAGACTAACGAGTGGAACTACGTTTCGTCTCTGCCGCAGCCTCTGGCTGCCCATGCTGGAGCCGTGCACAACGGCAAGATCTACATATCAG GAGGGGTGCACAATGGGGAGTATGTGTCCTGGCTCTACTGTTATGACCCTGTAATGGATGTGTGGGCGAGGAAACAGGATATGAACACAAAGCGTGCCATTCATGCCCTGGCTGGAATGAACGACCGCCTGTATGCTATTGGTGGAAACCATTTGAAAG GTTTCTCCCACCTAGACGTAATGTTGGTGGAGTGTTACGACCCAAAAGCTGACCAGTGGAACATCTTGCAGACACCCATCTTGGAGGGCCGCAGCGGCCCAGGCTGTGCTGTGTTGGATGACAGCATCTTCCTCGTGGGCGGCTACAGCTGGAGCATG GGGGCCTATAAGTCTTCTACCATCTGCTACAGCCCAGAGAAAGGAACATGGACAGAGTTGGAGGGAGAGGTGGCAGAGCCCTTAGCTGGCCCAGCCTGTTCCACTGTCATACTACCTGCCTGCCTTCCCTTTAACAAATGA